The following are from one region of the Vicugna pacos chromosome 9, VicPac4, whole genome shotgun sequence genome:
- the CCDC8 gene encoding coiled-coil domain-containing protein 8, producing MLQIGEDVDYLLIPREVRLAGGVWRVISKPATKEAEFRERLTQFLEEEGRTLEDVARIIEKNTPHPPQPLKKPKEPQGRRRVQQMVTPPPRLVVGTYDSSNASDSEFSDFETSKDKGDKGHKGAGRSRKVRRMPVSYLGSKFLGSDLESEDDEELVEAFLRRGEKKPSAPPARRRVNLPVPMFEDNPGPQLSKADRWREYVSQVSWGKLKRRVKGWAPRSSSGVGEAQQASLRVERDGASVPGSASPGDNAGSAGDGRVPETPLRWWRPKINWASFRRRKREEEASRAQEADAAGDQRVEADADPRAEAIAVQGAEAPVVQRAEVVDNQRAEAPAVQGAEAVSDGAEAVPGGAEAIPDQRAEAASNQRAEAPSVQETESSAARRAAGATPGPRTRKQVKTVRFQTPGRFAWLRKRRRAFWHTPRLPTLPKRVPRAGEARSFRVLRAEARAEAEQGEQEAQL from the coding sequence ATGCTGCAGATCGGGGAGGACGTGGACTATCTGCTCATCCCTCGCGAGGTCAGGCTGGCCGGAGGCGTCTGGAGGGTCATCTCCAAGCCTGCCACCAAGGAGGCGGAATTTCGGGAGCGGCTGACTCAGTTTCTGGAGGAAGAAGGCCGCACGCTGGAAGATGTGGCCCGCATCATTGAGAAGAacaccccacacccaccccagcccctcaaAAAACCCAAGGAGCCCCAAGGGAGGAGGAGAGTCCAGCAGATGGTGACCCCGCCTCCCCGGCTGGTCGTGGGCACTTATGACAGCAGCAATGCCAGCGACAGCGAGTTCAGTGACTTTGAGACCTCCAAAGACAAGGGTGACAAGGGCCACAAAGGCGCGGGGCGGAGCAGGAAGGTGCGCAGAATGCCTGTCAGTTACCTGGGCAGCAAATTCCTCGGGAGCGACCTGGAGAGCGAGGATGACGAGGAGCTGGTGGAGGCCTTCCTCCGGCGGGGGGAAAAGAAGCCCAgcgcgccgcccgcccgccgccgggTGAACCTGCCCGTGCCCATGTTTGAGGACAACCCGGGGCCCCAGCTGTCCAAAGCCGACAGGTGGCGGGAGTATGTCAGCCAGGTGTCCTGGGGGAAGCTGAAGCGGAGGGTGAAGGGCTGGGCACCGAGGTCCAGCTCAGGGGTGGGCGAGGCCCAGCAGGCCTCACTCAGGGTGgagagggatggggcctcggtgCCAGGCAGCGCCAGCCCAGGGGATAATGCGGGCAGTGCAGGAGATGGGCGGGTGCCTGAGACCCCCCTAAGATGGTGGAGGCCCAAGATCAACTGGGCCTCATTCCGGCGTCgcaagagggaggaagaagcatCTAGAGCTCAGGAGGCAGACGCCGCAGGTGATCAGAGGGTGGAGGCTGATGCCGATCCGAGGGCAGAGGCCATAGCTGTCCAGGGGGCAGAGGCCCCAGTTGTGCAGAGGGCAGAGGTTGTAGATAATCAGAGGGCAGAGGCCCCAGCTGTCCAGGGAGCGGAGGCTGTGTCTGATGGGGCAGAGGCTGTACCCGGTGGGGCAGAGGCCATCCCTGATCAGAGGGCAGAGGCTGCAAGTAATCAGAGGGCAGAGGCCCCAAGTGTTCAGGAAACTGAATCCTCAGCTGCCCGGAGGGCCGCAGGGGCGACCCCAGGACCTCGGACCCGGAAACAGGTCAAGACAGTGAGGTTCCAGACCCCTGGCCGCTTTGCATGGTTGCGAAAGCGCCGGAGAGCCTTCTGGCACACTCCCCGGTTGCCGACCCTGCCCAAGAGAGTCCCCAGGGCAGGCGAGGCCAGGAGCTTCAGGGTCCTGAGGGCTGAGGCCAGAGCAGAAGCAGAGCAGGGAGAACAAGAAGCCCAGCTGTGA
- the PNMA8C gene encoding LOW QUALITY PROTEIN: paraneoplastic antigen-like protein 8C (The sequence of the model RefSeq protein was modified relative to this genomic sequence to represent the inferred CDS: inserted 2 bases in 2 codons) translates to MASWIIFWILKAAQFGVQEIALLEHGCKALEVDSSKSLMILSIPEDYNHEEFEEIIRAPLKPLGKFEVAGKDFLEEERSKAAIIRLAEDVNYAVMPREIQGKGSWWRAVYLPQKQDIESLTKLNFLLQSDGRTVEDVARVLRQELCXTVTGPRELPARKCDXARLGETPGAGATAAVDRLPPLDFTGKESKAGDGKKGKQKHKKNQQRHHASDKKL, encoded by the exons ATGGCATCCTGGATAATTTTTTGGATTCTCAAGGCAGCACAG TTCGGCGTCCAGGAAATCGCACTGTTGGAGCATGGGTGCAAAGCCCTCGAGGTGGACAGTTCCAAGTCCCTGATGATCCTCAGTATCCCAGAAGACTACAATCATGAGGAATTCGAAGAGATCATACGGGCCCCCCTAAAACCTCTGGGCAAGTTCGAAGTGGCTGGGAAGGACTTTCTGGAAGAAGAGAGATCCAAGGCAGCCATCATCAGGCTGGCGGAGGACGTCAATTATGCCGTGATGCCCAGGGAGATCCAGGGCAAGGGCAGCTGGTGGAGAGCGGTCTATCTGCCCCAGAAGCAGGATATTGAATCCCTGACCAAGCTGAACTTCCTCCTGCAGAGCGACGGCAGGACGGTGGAGGATGTGGCCCGGGTCTTGAGGCAGGAACTGT CGACAGTGACGGGCCCCAGAGAGCTGCCTGCCAGAAAGTGTG GGGCTCGCCTGGGGGAGACGCCAGGGGCTGGGGCCACCGCCGCGGTGGACCGGTTGCCACCTCTGGACTTCACGGGTAAGGAGAGCAAGGCTGGTGATGGCAAGAAAGGCAAGCAGAAGCACAAGAAAAACCAACAACGGCACCATGCATCTGACAAGAAGCTGTGA
- the PNMA8A gene encoding paraneoplastic antigen-like protein 8A — protein MAVNLLEDWCRGMEVDIHRSLLVTGIPEDCVQAEIEETLNGVLSPLGPYLVLNKIFLREENTKAALVKVGEGVNLRAIPREFPGRGGVWRVVCRDLTQDAEFFKNLNEFLNAEGRTWEDVVRLLQLDHSPPPQNQNQPPENWAEALGVLLGAVVQIAFYMSAENCSQEEVRAQEAAEAQAVASLASAAGKKVKKEPGWAAEVGSALKMENLDGWNDMEDEGDPPKPLVRKAGAKTRSRRKKQKKTPKQEPVAWKKSKGSHSNSLASLEDPEAGDAENMEMSECIRSNKKPQVKQEELDLKKPTAKCAWKSPSTPPDTARAEAARPGVASESDQDGGPEGPPKKKAVGWASTKSPAPVRKKKKVSLGPVSYVLADSENTKKKPVIPKKGPGLQRDTSVQKAPRGPRPAESPASTSQGPEAKPEGSPHTSNEPRKL, from the exons ATGGCAGTGAATCTTTTGGAGGACTGGTGCCGGGGAATGGAAGTGGACATCCACAGGTCTCTGTTGGTCACGGGCATCCCAGAGGACTGTGTCCAAGCGGAAATTGAGGAGACCTTGAATGGGGTCCTCTCTCCACTGGGCCCGTACCTCGTGCTCAACAAGATTTTTTTGAGAGAAGAGAATACCAAAGCTGCTCTCGTTAAGGTCGGCGAGGGAGTGAATCTGAGGGCTATACCCCGGGAATTCCCAGGAAGGGGGGGTGTCTGGCGAGTGGTCTGTAGGGACCTCACCCAGGATgctgagttttttaaaaacctgaatgaATTCCTGAATGCAGAGGGCCGCACCTGGGAAGATGTGGTCCGCCTGCTCCAGCTTGAccactccccaccaccccagAACCAGAATCAGCCTCCAGAGAACTGGGCAGAAGCTTTGGGGGTGCTTTTGGGGGCGGTGGTGCAAATTGCCTTCTACATGAGTGCTGAGAACTGCAGCCAGGAGGAAGTGAGGGCTCAGGAGGCTGCTGAGGCCCAGGCAGTAGCATCCTTGGCTTCAGCAGCAGGGAAGAAGGTCAAAAAGGAGCCAGGGTGGGCTGCGGAGGTAGGCTCTGCCTTGAAGATGGAAAACCTGGATGGCTGGAATGACATGGAAGATGAGGGTGACCCTCCCAAGCCTTTGGTTCGAAAGGCTGGAGCTAAGACTCGCTCcaggagaaagaagcagaaaaagactCCCAAGCAGGAACCAGTAGCCTGGAAGAAATCCAAAGGCAGCCATTCCAACAGCTTGGCTTCTTTGGAGGATCCTGAGGCTGGTGATGCTGAAAACATGGAGATGTCTGAATGTATCAGGAGCAACAAAAAACCCCAAGTGAAGCAGGAGGAGTTGGATTTGAAGAAGCCCACAGCAAAATGTGCCTGGAAGTCTCCCAGCACCCCACCTGACACTGCCCGGGCGGAAGCCGCACGCCCTGGTGTTGCCTCTGAGTCAGACCAAGATGGTGGTCCCGAGGGCCCACCCAAGAAGAAGGCCGTGGGCTGGGCCTCCACAAAGAGCCCTGCTCCcgtgaggaagaaaaagaaggtgaGCTTGGGCCCTGTCTCTTATGTCCTTGCTGATTCGGAAAACACCAAGAAGAAACCTGTGATTCCAAAGAAAGGGCCAGGCTTGCAAAGGGATACATCGGTTCAGAAGGCCCCTCGGGGCCCACGGCCCGCTGAGTCGCCTGCCTCCACCTCACAGGGTCCAGAGGCCAAGCCAGAAGGCTCCCCTCACACTTCCAATG AACCCAGAAAGCTCTAA